The Gammaproteobacteria bacterium genome has a window encoding:
- the bioC gene encoding malonyl-ACP O-methyltransferase BioC: protein MDKPYNLDKRRVRRAFEDSAARYDEFAVLQREVARRLLERLDVLRIRPATIVDVGAGTGQATGELLRRYRGSRVLALDVAMAMLRKSARAGNWRRRPSPVCGDAESLPLAAGCVDMIYSSLTLQWCNDLERALREMRRVLKPDGVLLFTTVGPDTLKELRASWAEADAYAHVNGFIDMHDVGDAVMRAGFADPVMEMEMMCLTYPGVPQLMHDLKGLGARNNMQGRPRGLTGRQRYQRAERAYERFRTPEGVLPASYEIIYGLAWAGRDRQVAQGAGGETLIPVSSIGRRTQKR, encoded by the coding sequence CTGGACAAACCCTATAATCTGGATAAACGACGGGTGCGACGCGCATTTGAAGATTCCGCGGCGCGCTACGACGAGTTTGCCGTGTTACAGCGGGAGGTAGCCCGGCGTCTGCTAGAGCGTCTTGATGTGTTGCGCATAAGGCCCGCCACGATCGTGGATGTCGGCGCGGGCACCGGCCAGGCGACTGGCGAGCTGTTGCGCCGCTATCGCGGCAGCCGCGTGCTGGCGCTGGACGTGGCGATGGCGATGCTCCGCAAGTCGGCGCGCGCGGGCAACTGGCGGCGTCGGCCATCACCCGTATGCGGCGACGCGGAATCTCTGCCGTTGGCCGCTGGCTGCGTGGACATGATCTACTCCAGCCTCACCTTGCAATGGTGCAACGATCTCGAGCGCGCATTGCGCGAAATGCGGCGTGTACTGAAGCCCGACGGCGTGTTGCTGTTTACCACGGTGGGTCCGGATACGCTCAAGGAGCTGCGCGCCAGTTGGGCGGAAGCCGACGCGTACGCGCACGTCAACGGTTTTATCGACATGCACGATGTCGGCGACGCGGTGATGCGTGCGGGGTTCGCCGATCCCGTCATGGAGATGGAAATGATGTGCCTCACGTATCCCGGCGTCCCGCAGCTTATGCATGATCTGAAGGGGCTCGGCGCGCGCAACAATATGCAGGGCCGTCCGCGCGGTCTGACCGGCAGGCAACGTTATCAGCGCGCGGAGCGAGCTTATGAACGATTCCGTACCCCGGAGGGCGTGTTGCCCGCCAGTTACGAGATCATCTATGGGCTGGCCTGGGCGGGCCGCGACCGGCAAGTCGCGCAGGGGGCAGGCGGCGAAACCCTGATACCCGTAAGCAGTATCGGGCGGCGCACGCAAAAGCGATAA
- a CDS encoding DUF2244 domain-containing protein has product MSVTREQPRANDVHFVISPNRSLSWRGNQLFFAGMVVISFGIAGFFAAQGLWMMLPFAGLEMLLLGIALYRCCLRSGWREVVSIDEREVRIAVGRSTPERACTFQRCWARVILDKAAIKGYPSRLFIRSHGLQVEIGACLVDEERHSLAVALRDTL; this is encoded by the coding sequence ATGAGTGTCACGCGCGAGCAGCCACGCGCTAACGACGTGCATTTCGTCATCAGTCCCAACAGGTCGCTGTCCTGGCGCGGCAACCAGCTGTTTTTCGCTGGCATGGTAGTGATTTCATTTGGCATCGCAGGGTTTTTCGCCGCTCAGGGGCTGTGGATGATGCTGCCCTTCGCGGGGCTTGAGATGCTCCTCCTCGGCATCGCCCTGTACCGATGTTGTCTGCGCAGCGGCTGGCGGGAAGTGGTGTCCATCGACGAGCGGGAAGTGCGTATCGCCGTGGGCAGAAGTACACCGGAACGCGCCTGTACATTCCAGCGTTGCTGGGCGAGGGTGATTCTCGACAAGGCCGCGATCAAGGGATATCCGAGCCGGCTGTTTATTCGGTCGCATGGGTTGCAGGTTGAAATAGGCGCCTGTCTGGTAGATGAGGAACGGCACTCGCTCGCGGTCGCGTTGCGCGATACGTTGTGA
- the coxB gene encoding cytochrome c oxidase subunit II: MARWKFNQAVAWLAAILLPLMSGSAAALPASNMPRGVTEISREVYGLHMLIFWICVAIGVVVFGAMLYSIIRHRRSKGYKAAQFHESTTVEILWTIVPFVILVAMAIPATNTLIAMEDSGNPDMTIKITGYQWKWHYDYLEHKIDFFSTLSTPRSQIFNQEAKGEHYLVEVDNEVVVPVDKKIRLLLTSNDVIHSWWVPELAVKRDALPGFINQVWTQIDEPGVYRGQCTELCGRDHGFMPVVVRAVEQAEFDKWVQSQKGGGQGQQMSQAGM, encoded by the coding sequence ATGGCCCGATGGAAGTTCAATCAAGCCGTGGCATGGCTGGCCGCAATCCTGCTGCCGTTAATGTCCGGTTCCGCGGCGGCGCTACCCGCCTCCAACATGCCGCGCGGGGTAACTGAGATCAGTCGTGAGGTCTATGGGCTGCACATGCTGATTTTCTGGATATGTGTCGCCATCGGGGTGGTCGTCTTCGGCGCCATGCTGTATTCGATTATCCGGCACCGGCGCTCCAAGGGCTATAAGGCGGCGCAGTTCCACGAGAGCACCACGGTAGAAATTCTCTGGACCATCGTGCCATTCGTCATCCTGGTTGCGATGGCGATACCCGCTACCAACACCTTGATCGCGATGGAAGATAGCGGCAACCCGGACATGACCATCAAGATTACGGGTTATCAGTGGAAGTGGCATTACGACTACCTCGAGCACAAAATCGATTTCTTCAGTACCCTCTCTACCCCCCGCTCACAGATTTTCAACCAGGAGGCTAAGGGCGAACATTACCTGGTAGAGGTCGATAACGAAGTGGTGGTGCCGGTTGACAAAAAGATTCGTCTTCTATTGACCTCCAATGACGTTATTCATTCGTGGTGGGTGCCGGAACTGGCGGTGAAGCGCGACGCGTTGCCGGGCTTTATCAACCAGGTCTGGACCCAAATCGATGAACCTGGCGTTTATCGCGGCCAGTGCACCGAACTGTGCGGCCGGGATCACGGGTTTATGCCGGTGGTGGTGCGGGCCGTCGAGCAGGCGGAATTCGACAAATGGGTGCAAAGTCAAAAAGGCGGCGGTCAGGGTCAGCAGATGAGTCAGGCCGGCATGTAA
- the ctaD gene encoding cytochrome c oxidase subunit I, with product MSAVPHDEHHHEQHPYWIKRWLFTTNHKDIGTLYLWFAMVMFFIGGGMAMIIRTELFQPGLQFVDPQFFNSMTTLHALVMIFGVIMPAFTGLANWLVPMMVGAPDMALPRLNNWSFWILPFAFAMLLSTLFMEGGAPAAGWTMYPPLSMQTGAAFPFLIFSIHFLGLASIMGAINVIATILNMRAPGMTLMKMPLFVWTWLITAYLIIAVMPVLAGAVTMMLTDKYFGTSFFNAAGGGDPVLFQHIFWFFGHPEVYILILPSFGVISSIVPTFSRKPLFGYSSMVYATASIAFLSFIVWAHHMFTVGMPLAGLLFFMFATMLIAVPTGVKVFNWVATMWRGSLTFETPMLFAIAFIVLFSIGGFSGLMLAIVPADFQYQDTYFVVAHFHYVLVPGSIFAILAAVYYWLPKWTGHMYNEGLGKVHFWLSTIFVNLTFFPMHFVGLAGMPRRIPDYALQFADYNMLISVGAFGFGLAQLLFLYIVVQTIRGGERATSQVWDGAQGLEWTLPSPPPYHTFETAPVVK from the coding sequence ATGAGCGCCGTACCACACGACGAACATCACCACGAGCAACATCCTTACTGGATCAAGCGCTGGCTGTTCACCACCAACCACAAGGACATCGGCACCTTATACCTGTGGTTCGCGATGGTCATGTTCTTCATCGGCGGCGGGATGGCGATGATCATCCGCACCGAACTATTTCAGCCTGGTCTGCAGTTCGTCGATCCGCAGTTTTTCAACTCCATGACTACCTTGCACGCGCTGGTCATGATATTCGGCGTGATTATGCCCGCTTTCACCGGGCTAGCCAACTGGCTGGTGCCGATGATGGTCGGTGCACCCGACATGGCGCTGCCGCGGTTGAACAACTGGAGTTTCTGGATTCTGCCATTCGCGTTCGCGATGTTGCTGTCCACGCTCTTTATGGAGGGCGGCGCGCCGGCGGCCGGCTGGACCATGTATCCGCCGTTATCCATGCAAACCGGCGCAGCTTTTCCATTTCTGATATTTTCCATCCATTTTCTGGGCCTGGCCTCGATCATGGGGGCCATCAATGTCATCGCCACCATTCTGAATATGCGCGCACCCGGCATGACCTTGATGAAGATGCCGCTATTCGTGTGGACGTGGCTGATCACGGCCTATCTCATCATCGCCGTCATGCCGGTGCTGGCCGGCGCGGTGACCATGATGCTGACCGATAAGTATTTCGGCACCAGCTTTTTTAACGCGGCGGGCGGCGGCGACCCCGTACTGTTCCAGCATATTTTCTGGTTCTTCGGGCACCCGGAAGTCTACATTCTGATTCTGCCGTCGTTCGGCGTGATCTCCAGCATCGTGCCGACCTTCTCGCGCAAGCCGCTGTTCGGGTACAGTTCGATGGTGTACGCCACGGCCTCCATCGCATTCCTGTCGTTTATCGTCTGGGCGCACCACATGTTCACGGTGGGCATGCCGCTCGCCGGGCTGCTGTTCTTCATGTTCGCGACGATGCTGATCGCGGTGCCTACGGGCGTGAAGGTATTCAATTGGGTTGCCACCATGTGGCGCGGCTCGCTCACTTTCGAGACGCCGATGCTGTTCGCCATCGCGTTTATCGTGCTGTTCAGCATCGGCGGTTTCTCAGGATTAATGCTGGCTATCGTGCCGGCGGACTTCCAGTATCAGGACACATATTTTGTGGTCGCACATTTTCACTACGTACTGGTGCCGGGTTCGATCTTCGCTATCCTGGCCGCCGTTTACTATTGGCTGCCGAAATGGACGGGGCACATGTACAACGAGGGCCTGGGCAAGGTGCATTTCTGGTTGTCGACGATCTTCGTCAATCTCACCTTTTTCCCCATGCACTTCGTGGGGCTCGCGGGCATGCCGCGCCGCATTCCCGACTATGCGTTGCAGTTCGCCGATTACAACATGCTGATCAGCGTCGGCGCGTTCGGCTTCGGTCTGGCGCAATTGCTGTTCCTTTATATCGTGGTGCAGACCATCCGTGGCGGCGAGCGCGCGACCAGTCAGGTTTGGGACGGGGCCCAAGGGCTGGAGTGGACGCTGCCTTCTCCGCCGCCTTATCACACATTTGAAACCGCACCCGTGGTGAAGTAG